Genomic segment of Archangium lipolyticum:
CCACCTGATGCCGCCGGGTCGCGCGATCCTGCCCCCACAGCCGTCGCTTGCAACCCCTGCACTCCCCGGGCACCAACTCCACCACGTGCTGCACCTCCTCGGGCGGCAGCAGCGCGCGCTCATGCTTCTTATGTCCAGGTTGGCCTCCTGGACGGTGCCCTTGCCACCCTCGGCCTCGCGTACCCAGTTGCGCAGGGCCGACTCGGTCAGGTCCAGGTCCTTGGCCACCTGAGGCAAGCTCTTGCCGCCCTCACGCACCAGTCGGACCGCATCAGCCCTGAACTCCGGAGTGAAACTCCGCCTCTTCGAGGCGCCCCGCGCGGGCGAGCCGGAGCAAGCCGGCGCGGGCCTCGGACCACTGCCGCGTCAGCGCCTCGGACGGCTCGCCCAGCCTGCTCACCGCATCGAGCAGCGGGAACGTCGAGGCCTGCGCACGCGGGCTGGGCGAGCGATCGGCCGTCGGGAGGATGGTGGTCCTCCCGGCATGGGCCTGGCGCTCGACGCGCACGACGCCGTCGGGCCAGCGCTCGACGAGGGCATTGACGACGGTGGCGGCCGCGGCCTCCGGCAGCCGCTGCTCGGTTGCTTCGGCCCACCGCACCAGGACGGCCAGTCCGCGCAGCACGTCGTAGAAGTAGAAGCGCGGGAACGTGAGCGCGCGCCAGGCCACCGCCGCACCGCGCTCCTCGGCGTTGTGCACGGTCCGCGAGCCGTGAATGAGGGCACGGTCAATCAGGAAGCCACCGGCGCGAGTGGCAAAGGCGCGCTGCTCGCTCGATCCGGCTCCGCCGAGCAGCATGGCCTCGAGCGTCGCGACAGTCCCGACCATCGAGCTGGGGCACTCGCCGGTCTGGAGGTACGCGGTGTTGTCGCAGTTGAGGCCACCATCGGCCATCTGGTACCGCACGAACCAGGGTTTGACCCAGGGCAGCGTCCGCTCGACGTCGATGCCGCACGCGGCGAGCACCGGGTACATCGTGCCGAGGGCGCAATGACAGGCACTGTCGCGCTGCGTGTCTGCACCCGGGGCATCGCTCGGGTGGATCGGGAAGAGGTGCAAGAGGCGATCGATCCTCGCGGCCATCGCCGCGGAGGTGCGCGAGGGGATCTGGCGTGCTTCGCCGAGCTCGTGGAGCAGCAGCATGTGCCACCACGGGGAGTTCCACTTGGGCCAGTACGGATCACGCTCGATGCTGTGCAACGCGGCATCCGAGCCGAGGTAGGCGATGGAATCGGCAACCCCACGCTCGACCTCTGCGCTCCGGAGTGAGGTGGGGCTGGGAACGGCGGCAAGCTTCTCGAGATCGATCGTCATTCGCGGCTCTGGTCTGAGAGGCCTCTTCTCTTAACGGGGGAGCCGCTCCCGGGCGAGTGCTATTTGTAAAGTGGTGAAGGTGCTGGTGCCCAGTGGACCTCGCAACGCATAGGGCGAATAGAGGGCCTGTCGCGGGTGAGGGACGGTCCTGCCACGAGGGCAACACTGCCCTGCCCGCCCGAGGGCTACAGCGACCGCGCGCACGCTGCCAGAGTCGTCGGCATGTCAAGACGATGCGAGTCAGAGGAGATCGGAGAAGTCCGGGGCGCGCGCGCTCAGGAAGGCCATCAGCGTGGCGAGGCGACCGGGCGTCAGCCGGCGATCCCGGCGCAGCATGACCACGCTCGCGGCGGCGCCGCGGAAATCGGCGAGGACCTCGACTGCCGCGCCGCTCCGGAGCGAGGCGGCCGCGAGGTAGAGCGGGACGCATGCCATGCCGCCGCCCGCGAGCATCGTACCCCAGACGGCGTCGCCGTCGTCGAACGCGAACCGCGCCCGTGGCTCGTAGGTCCCCCCGATCGTGCCGACCACCGTCCGGTGGGGCCAGGGCTGGATCCGTCCGCTCTGGGGGTTCCGGAACCTGACGAGGTCGTGCTCGTCGAGCTCCGCGATCGTCCGCGGCGCGGGTCGCCGGGCGAGGTAGGTCGCCGATCCCGTGCGCATGTCGGCGCTCTCGGAGGCGGTCCTGCAGCCCACGCGTAGCATTTTGCCGGCCTGAGCGTACGAAAGCGAAACGCCGCGGTCGTCTCGAACCGCGGCGCTTGGCACCGTCACGCTCCCGATACGTGACAAACATCATAATCCTCATTACCTTGACAAGACCTGAAAACAAGGAAGGGGCTCGAGGATGTTCCAGCGTGCATGGATGCATGGAAGGCGGAAACAACGGACCATGGGAATCGTCGCCTTGGGGGCGCTCCTGGTTGTCGGCGGGGCGACCATGGGGGATGCCTCGGCAACGACTTCAACGACGACCGCGCAGCCGACCACGACGACCACAGCATCCAGTTCCGGGAACACGTTTCCTGATCGTTGGAGTGTCGGTGCGCCGGGTGTCGGAACGTACAGCCAAACCGACGCCCATCTTCCGGTGCCGGCCGGCTACACGGAGATCTCACCACCAAACGGCGAATACGACCTCTATACCTGCGGATCCGTTGTACTCGACCACGTCTACATCCGCGGATTCATCTACCTCGGAACGAACTGCTCGGGCACGGTGACGATCAAGAACTCGATCATTGCGCCTCCCGCAGGTACCACCCAACGGAGCATCCTCAACAACTCGAACGGTGGACTCACGCTCAACATCATAGACACCACCATTCGTCCGGAACCCGTGCCGCTCGGCGGAACCAACGCCGCCCTCACGGATCACGCCACGAACGGATGCGCTCCGAACTGCTACATCAACATGAACCGTGTGGACGTGGCGAACAGTGGTGGCATGTGTCTCTGCGGGGAGAACACCACCATTGAGAACAGCTGGTTGCACGACAACTACATCGCTCA
This window contains:
- a CDS encoding LysR substrate-binding domain-containing protein, yielding MRTGSATYLARRPAPRTIAELDEHDLVRFRNPQSGRIQPWPHRTVVGTIGGTYEPRARFAFDDGDAVWGTMLAGGGMACVPLYLAAASLRSGAAVEVLADFRGAAASVVMLRRDRRLTPGRLATLMAFLSARAPDFSDLL